One stretch of Ictalurus punctatus breed USDA103 chromosome 5, Coco_2.0, whole genome shotgun sequence DNA includes these proteins:
- the wnt5a gene encoding protein Wnt-5a, which yields MHLLNRPSSSGWVRVMDTRHGVVAITFLAFFMQVVVEATSWWSLAMNPLLIPEAYIIGAQPLCSQLAGLSKGQKKLCQLYQDHMQYIGEGAKTGIRECQYQFRHRRWNCSTVDNSSVFGRVMQIGSREAAFTYAISAAGVVNAVSRACREGELSSCGCSRAARPKELPRDWLWGGCGDNLNYGYRFSKEFVDAREREKTYEKSSMESARLLMNLHNNEAGRRMVSHLAHVSCKCHGVSGSCSLKTCWLQLADFRKVGDALKEKYDSAAAMKINARGKLVQVHSKFNPPTSQDLVYVEPSPDYCVQNHSTGSLGTQGRLCNKTSEGMDGCALMCCGRGYDQFKATLVERCHCKFHWCCYVKCKRCTRVIDQFVCK from the exons ATGCACTTATTGAACAGGCCATCTTCCTCAGGCTGGGTCAGAGTCATGGACACACGACATGGAGTGGTTGCCATCACTTTCCTGGCCTTCTTCATGCAAGTGGTTGTGGAGGCTACCTCATGGTG GTCTCTGGCTATGAATCCACTGCTGATTCCCGAGGCTTACATCATAGGCGCACAGCCGCTGTGCAGTCAGTTGGCAGGCTTGTCCAAAGGCCAGAAAAAGCTGTGCCAGCTGTACCAGGACCACATGCAGTATATCGGTGAGGGTGCCAAGACGGGGATCCGTGAGTGCCAGTACCAGTTCCGCCACCGACGCTGGAACTGCAGCACAGTGGATAATTCCTCAGTGTTTGGCCGTGTCATGCAGATTG GAAGCCGCGAGGCAGCGTTTACATACGCAATCAGCGCAGCAGGTGTTGTGAACGCAGTTAGTCGAGCGTGCAGGGAGGGCGAGTTGTCAAGCTGTGGCTGCAGCAGGGCAGCTCGGCCCAAAGAGCTTCCCCGAGACTGGCTCTGGGGAGGTTGTGGAGACAACCTCAACTACGGCTACCGATTCAGCAAGGAGTTTGTGGATGCCCGTGAACGAGAAAAGACCTATGAGAAATCGTCCATGGAGAGTGCACGGCTCTTGATGAATCTCCATAACAACGAAGCAGGACGAAGG ATGGTATCACACCTGGCTCACGTATCATGCAAGTGCCACGGCGTTTCGGGTTCATGCAGCCTGAAGACCTGCTGGCTCCAGCTGGCTGACTTCCGCAAAGTGGGCGATGCACTAAAAGAGAAGTACGACAGCGCAGCGGCCATGAAGATTAACGCACGTGGCAAGCTGGTGCAGGTGCACTCCAAGTTCaacccacccaccagccaggaCCTGGTGTATGTGGAGCCGAGCCCAGACTACTGCGTGCAGAACCACAGCACAGGCTCACTGGGCACGCAAGGGCGTCTCTGCAATAAGACCTCTGAGGGTATGGACGGTTGTGCGCTCATGTGCTGTGGCCGTGGCTACGACCAGTTCAAGGCCACGCTGGTTGAGCGCTGCCATTGCAAGTTCCACTGGTGCTGCTATGTCAAATGCAAGCGCTGCACAAGAGTCATTGATCAGTTTGTGTGCAAATAG